The Daucus carota subsp. sativus chromosome 2, DH1 v3.0, whole genome shotgun sequence genome includes a window with the following:
- the LOC108205617 gene encoding metallothionein-like protein 1, with the protein MSSCGSNCNCGSDCKCGSNGGCSMHLDIENSSAATTIVVGVAPMKTTFDGAEKSFGEGGNTCKCGSNCTCDTCNC; encoded by the exons ATGTCTAGCTGCGGATCAAATTGTAACTGTGGTTCTGACTGCAAATGTGGCAGCAATGGAGG ATGCAGCATGCACCTTGACATAGAGAACTCCTCAGCTGCCACGACAATCGTTGTTGGAGTTGCACCTATGAAGAC TACTTTCGATGGAGCTGAGAAGAGCTTTGGAGAAGGAGGAAATACCTGCAAGTGTGGATCAAACTGCACTTGTGATACATGCAACTGTTGA